One Scomber scombrus chromosome 23, fScoSco1.1, whole genome shotgun sequence genomic window, CAAGGTTTGTGAGCGCTCAACAATATTACCTGACTAAGCAAGTAGCTGGAACTGAGATGAGTTCCTTCTATGATGTTGTTGGACTGTAAGTGACTAGAACTGTATTTGCTTCCatctttgtcacacacacacacacacacacacacacacacacacacacacacacacacacacacacacacacacacacacacacacacacacacacacacacacacacacacagactcgtACACAGTTGTAGAACAGAAACAGTCCTTTAATTGAAGCCAAAAGTCAGTACACAGGAGATCCATAATCGGCAGGCAAAAAGCAGCGTCTAAGACACAAACTGGTCAAAAAACCCACAAGGGAGAACAAGACAAACTggcacagaggggaaaaaacaaacagactgtATATTATACAGGGAGGGGAGAAAATGAGACGATGGTGCAACACATTTGGGCGGGGCAGTAAATggtcattatatttattatgcaGGTATAGTTACCTCTCTTGGTTTAGCAACATGTATCATATAGACTTAAtatgacttttttgacactgaCCAACAGAATAAAAGCCATAGTTTTTTATGTGGAATCGGATTACTACAAAGTGATCTAAATTAAATACgaacataaaaatacatcactgtaaatctgaaaaaatatattactGATATAGCACATTTAGCATAGACAGAGATTCAATGTGCTTCAAgataaaaagcaagaaaaaaattacGAATGTACTCTTTTACATCGTACCACTGCTAAAGTTTGCTGTTTCAAATTACAAATTCATTCTCTTTAATATATTCTGAttgctttttctgtttgcttGCATGCACTTCATCCTTCCTTTTCATTTGAGCCACCTGAATCTCTATTAGCGCCAACAATGTCTTGATGTTCAGCAGCTGTCTCTCATATATTTTAGTCTCTGGTTTGTCAAATTTCCGATGTTTCTCTGTTATCTCCACTGACTGAAGCTTCCTCTTGTTCTCTTCCCACTCTGCATTTACCTGCTCTAGTTGCCCTTTGAGTTGATCTTTTTGGTACTCTGGTTCCCTCTTCTGATTCTTCAGTGTGGTAACCACTAAACCTGTGCCATCCAGTTCTGGGTCCTTCTTTTGTACTTTGAAGAGACTCGATTttcctcagccaatcagcattGTTACCTTATTTGTGAAGAAAATATGTGACATTGAACAACATAGAAGCAAAcgaaaataaacagacaaaatgtgaaatactgTTTGTTTTGGATGTGTTAAATATTGATGAATAGTGAATATGTTTTCCATTTGTCTGTTtacacacaacattaaaatatatacaataggATTTTATATCCTCAACAGTAACGCTTGGTTGTGTCAGTGAGCTGTGACTTACGTTTAGATTTGTACCAGACAGCAACAGCTACAGCAAGGCCAACAGCCAGTCCAGCAAAGCCACAAGCCAAAGCCATCGGCATACAAGAGGAAACATCAAAGCTGGATTGGCCGGATTTAGCTGGACCTCTTTCCAAAGAAGAGGCGACATCtaaaagtgagaaagagaagaaactaTTCAATCGATTCTGGCAGGATTAAAAATCCCAAAAGGATTCTATAACAGGATCTGGTTTTActgatgtgtttgtttcatgattagtacaaaaaaagttgtattattattattattattattattattattattattattattattattattattattattattattattatcgttaTTGTTGTTATGGTTTATTCAATGGATAGGACAGGACAGATACGATATACATAGACAGGCTAAAACAACTGTCTGATGCAAGAATTACAGTGTTTATAGCTAATGCTAATTTATAACATCaccaaattaaaataaatacattgagACACTTACTGATCATCAGCTCATCCATCACTGTATTTATTCTGGAGTTCTGAAAGCcagaaacaaaatgtacatCTCTTAGAAAACTATAATGTAAAAGTATATATAATCACAATTATATGAGAATGTATCCATTAATGGTGACAGACCTGCTTTTAACTCACAGATAGGTAATGTTATATGTTTTGTAAACATAACTTCAACTTGAAAACGTAAAAAGACAAGAAGTAAGCTTTCTTAAAACTCACCTGTCGTGTGTCAGCGAGTCATCTCATCTGAGACGTCAGTAAAATCTGCAGGGACAAAGTCCCccagtaaaatatttttaatgttcacATTGTGTATCTGATATCATTTAAGGTGTGTTCGCCTTTTTTCATGTGTTAGATTTTCATTGTATGAATAAACAGATGTACAATGCTCTTTATAATCACATTATGATCATATTATATGTATTAAgagtgtgcacatgtgcatgcatgtctaGTCTATATATActatcaaaaatgaaaatatgtattaatttcTCTCCTATCATGGATCAGTGAAGATCTGATAGCACGTTGTTAACTTAAGTTTCAGAATGAGTTGTTATCAGTTCAACTTGACCTTTGAATGTTTATCATGAGCTGCAAAGTAGGTGAGTGGCAGAGATGTAAAAGTTGGAACCACGGTACTGTAGCTGTGATTCATTTATTGTGCCAATAAAAGAATGTGAGCAGTAATATTGTACAGGTTCTCACTCCCTGCCTGTCAACATATGGATGATTGGTCAGGACGCTTAGGTGTGTCCTTGTTAACTCAACATTAtgacagttttaattatttgtactgtgtttctgaaaaaaataatgtgttttaatcgGATTGCTTCATCAGCCATGACAGGCAGGAAAGCATTGAGTGAGTTTCACATAAGGCTGATGTTGTATGATTTTTGTTATCAGTTGATGGTTCATATATGTTTCTCTTCAGCATCAGAAACACTCACTGATTATGGAAGAACAGaaacagaggaataaaataaacGGTTTgcatatattatacatttaagGCAGACATGCGACACAGGTGCAGCTATGTGGCCTGCATCTTAACCAGAAGGCTACCAGGACACACCAAGGATCACGTTTCACACATCCAGACTGTACacattaaagaaaaactgaCTGTACAGTGTCAAACTTGAACTAGTATGTTTGTCATATTGAGCCTACTCCAATGCACATGTTTTCAAAAACTGCACTTGGATTATCACACTGTCTTGTCTGTCAGGCAAGTGGGTCACATCAATAAAGAGGAAGCTGTTTAAACTGAATTGCTTCAATATTCAAACTGGTTGAAGGTTGTGTGGTTTTGTTGTCACTGGACAAAACTGTAGTAAGATTGAGCCTGGAAATGTACATGATCCTATTTAGAAAATGGTTCATCTACAGTGCTGTATGAGTCAcctcaaatgtgtattaatcatGTTAAATGGATCAGTGTCTGTTAATTAGATGAATTAATCTTCTAATATTATTTGTGTTATATATTTGTAGTAATGTACAATATGTTTGATTTACTGTAACAATGTTTTGTTGAGATGTGAGATGTGCATGAAATACAGCATGCCTCCTTTTCTAGTAATATTATTTCACcaccaaataaagaaaacaataccTCCTGAACAAGAGCTGAATCCCACTACATGTATCTCTCATAAACTGGTTGAACATAAAGGTTCAGTTAAATTTAATGCAAAACAACTACAAGGTTTATTTATTAACACATATGactacagtatatacattttttttaaagtggggTTGCTTGTATTAAAACCTAACCAGaactatttaaattaaatcataaaacctgatataaaaagagaaacagcaaCACATTACATGTATTTCAAGttgattgattaaaaataatcaatcaaatacaaaagaaaatgaagtaaAAGACAGCACATTTAGTCGACCCTGTTTCACGTTCACATATTTAATTGAATACTGCCCCCTGTTGGTATGAATGACAGGGAGACGCAGATGGTTTGATCATTTCATTGGGTAATAATGTCCTGAAATctcactttataaataaaaatacatgctTGTAGgatgttcaaaataaaataaaaaaggtcaatttttttaagtttagaaAATAAATGGTGCCCTGGACCTTGAAAATGTGTCTAGTCTTACAAACCTGTAAGACCTGAGACAAATATTGGTCCTTACAATACTGCAGTAGATACAGGATGGATATATTAAGCTGTAAGTTAGTAGTGGACAGATTTTCCTAATCATTCCTACAAATTTCAtcacttttacacacaaaatcaatttattttttccaacttttttttttttccaaaaatctATTTTCCCTCAAAAATGAACTTGAACTCATATATTTTGCCCTTCCTGGATGatgaaattagattttttgATATTTAGTGATAATTTTAAGGTGAGAAGACAAACGTTTGCCTCATTTATAAGGGTTTTGAGAAGTTTGTGGAAAGAAAGATCAATATATGTGTAATTTGCAAATAAAATAGGGAATTTCAATTATTGTTAATGAACAACAAACACCCTTTAATCttgtaatattattgttattatgatgCAACTAGTTGGGGTAAAGCAATATGTAGACATCTGTCATTTgataatattcacattattttaagCAAGGAAGCAGGTGATTGCTAGCTGCATTGatgtaaaaaaactaaaaaaaacattttgaaatatgcACTGTGTTTTATGGAGAAGGAAATGTATTAGTGCTTTGTTAGATTTAAATTACATACACAGTTAATTTTTGgtgaaaaatactgaatttaaaCAGAACTGTTCCATGtttacaaaaaaaccccacagagTGAACTTAAGTTGCATTGTTCTGGTGGTACAGCAAAGGATTTATTTATAATCAACTGTTGAGTTTTTCACACAATAGCCAAATACAAGAAGCACACAATTCACAAGAAGTCAATAAAaaggggagaaagaggagacaaAAAGCAGTGAACAGATAAGCCTAAATTTCAAATGAGACAATACAACCAATAACcaatgaatataaaaatgaaattgtttTAATACAGCAGATTGTGGTGATTGGTGACTATACTCCTAACACTTTAGTTTCCATCATTCTTTACTTCTTTAAGCTTCAGatatttgtttttgctccttGTGGTTCTCCTCTTCGTTCTTTTCAGAGGTTGTTTTAGTCACACACTCTGTcttatttaaaagtttgtctGTGTTCATTACAAGTTTATCAAGttctttcactctttcatttAGGTTCCATTTGTACCCTAATATTATGTCTTTTAGCTTTATGTATTCTGATGCCCTGGTGAAACTCTTATCCTCCTTCTCTGTTATTTCTTTCTCCACTGTTTGAAACAGATCATCTTTCTCCTCCACCAGTTTCTCTATCTTGGCCCTATGAGATCTGAGTTCATCTCTCTGGTTCTTCAGTTGCTGCTCATGTTCCTTCTGTGTATCAATCATGTCGTTATATCCCATTAGCTGCTGttcttctctttgtgttttcatcttgttttctgttaacaaacagagagaggaaactgTTGAATTATAAGTGTTTGATTAATGTAGCTTTGCTTTTGCAGACAGTGGTGTTGATATTGAacaggacagacacacacagctgaaacatgacaacaaaattaaaacattaatcaCATTCTTtccagcacacacatacaaaatagaACGCTTTCAATTACAAAACCTTTAAAACATgggtttgcttttttatttgtactttGTATCAGTTCATCCACTGAAGAGATGTAATATTATCTTTCAGTTTAGAAAAgtagacagaggaaagaagaaataaacGTTTGACATACTGGTTTCATTTTGCCTCCATTTCCAGACAACAAAGATAACTGCAAGAACACACATGAAGCAAGCAGCCAAGGTGATGGCGATACGACCAACAGAATTACTTGGAGCAATGAAGAAatcatctgaaaaacaaacaaagaaaaaaccctTATGACATTCATATCAAATTTTACCTGAGCCCTGAAACAGTGATCATGTCATAACTTTATTAATGAATTCTACCTGGAACAATGATGTTTGTCTCTCTGGTCTGGTTGATGTTGTTCTGTCGGACTCTACAGGTGAAGTTGTTGCTGTGTCTTTTCTCCacagtcactctgctgctgacagtaTAGAGACCATCAGGACCTCTGACTGTATCTGTAGgtccagcagagaggaggtttcCCTCACCGTCCAGCCAGAACACCTCAGGCTGTGGATGCCAGCCTTTAGactcacactgtaacaccactGCGCTGATAGATGTGTCGATCCCCGCTAAACTGATGGCAGAAGAGGAGGCAGCCCCTGATGATCAAAGAGAGACATTTTAAGAGTAGTTTAAGGATCCAATCCTTTTTTTGACTTTCTGCCACAACCGTCACACTGTACTGACATGCTCTGTGTAACAGATAGGAGGTAAGATAGTCCACATATTACTTAAAAATTAACTCAGGCCTATATTTACACTCAGAATTACAAAATGTACAGGGTGAATCCTTGAGATCTAACAaatgtgtatatacatatactgtatatacatataaatatacaatactgtgcaaaagtcCACAATTAGATTTACTGTTTTAGTAATGCTAATTGACCacatataattatttctcagtctcttaaTCAGAATACAAcaagaaaatacaggaaatgtgcgTGCagtataaaaaaacagaaaacaaaatagaaaagaaagtgGCAAatatttagtgtgacctccccttacacttgcgcaatagcaggaacctggctctcttaaacctaaatgaaaTTGAactgtaattaataataatatttaataattcatgttcagCATTTTCTGCTTGTATGATGGTGGCAGCCTAAGACTTTTTCACAGTACTGTATTTcctattttaagtattttattccTTCATTATTTACATCCATTGTAGTCTACTTTGTTGTCTTTAATTGTCACCTGTCAACAGTTAATATTGGCAGTATTCTGTATCATGTTATCTGTGTGCAAATATGaatgcatgaaaaacacaaaccagGGACCCACTGGAGATGCTTCTGTAATACAGATCTGTGTGCAGATTCATGTAAAAATCAATAACTGTAAATATATGAAGCATGCAGTAGTTAGGGGCAGTAAAACACAGTTGCACACTTACCAACAACAAGCTGAACAGTAGAGTCTTTATTCAGATCTGGAAGGAAGCATCTGTATTTTCCATTGTCAGAGAGTTTCACTTTGGAGagttttaatgaaatgtctcCATGTTTCAGACTCTCGATGGACAGTGATGTTCTTCCTTTGTAGGATGAATGTTGATTATCGTGGAGGTCTTTACCTTCATGCCTCACATGGACAAACCTGGGGTTCAGGTCAGGTCTCGACCACTCCAAAGTCATACTAACAGCATCCGTAGCTGGCTTCACATTGCATGGCAAAATGACGTCATCACCAACTCTTACTATTATTGGCTGAGATGGACCAACTACCTGAGACTGACCTGAGAGGAGACATAATGTGGTCAGATTCAAAACAGTCTAAAGTATTTCATATCTGTAAGTTTGAATATCCACCACAAGAAGTATTAGGTGTTTCTCATGTCATCTGTATGTCTACATTCACTTGATTGCATCAGTTTAAAACCAGGACCGCTGAGAACTGACAACCTGATATTAAAATGTCTGTAGTACAGTATAGAAAACATCTTCACATGTCCCAGATTTAGTGTCTTGCCTCAATGTACAGATGCACTGTACACTTCAGGTATTTCATTAAaatctttttccttttaaacacacatcaagttatttctgttgtgtttgtgtgttagttaCCTTCACAGCCGTctgtcaggagaagcaagacaaCAGCATGATGGAAAATTGAAACACTGAAGGCTGAGAGTCCACATTTAGACATTGTCTCCTTCAGGTGAAGCATCATTGGGTTCTGTAACATAATTTAATGAAACCAGCTATAACAACTTAAATCATAAAGACAATAGCAACTAGACTGAGTGTACAAGTGGGAACAAATAGTGTGGTCTGGTCCAGGATTTGCATGGAAGGAACCAACATCCTGATAATCTTAAATGTGCAACAACTCTTCGAGTCTAAATTTAAAACTCTGCAGTGCTTCATTGTTTCCTTTATTCAGTTTGAGACATTGAATCACTGCACTGAAACTGTATtctgcatttgttttgtctgttaaTATCTAATTCTGCTTCACTTGAATTAATTAGATTTTtcctaaatatttttttttcattgctgtcTCTCCCTAACATGGCCGGCTGTAACCGTTGGTGATTTCTTTCAAAAGACACTGTGCTGCAATAAAGAAGGTAAAACATTAACAAGCTGCACAATGGTTCCACTGTGAACTgcaataaaatgtcagtttattaCTATCTCAGTACTTTCACACTGCATATGAACATAAAGCAACTGATTCGTTTTTAGGAATAGAATCTTCTGTTTTTTCCAATATGGAGGAAATATTTGAAGTTCAGTTGGAATTGAAAAAACCTCTACGTATATCTACGATATGAAAGAATTTATTTCTATTACtatttcttctcatttttatGTTGGTAACATGACTTCATCATAGTCcagagaattaaaaacatgtcaactgATCGTTATAAacagtttgttatatgatttaaaaaatacatcactATTTTCTTTGCATATCGAACACATTAGGAAACATAGACAATCATTAATTGTAACAGCAGACCTGCTTTTTCTAGAAAACcattatgaaattattatttaaatccttaaaattattaaaataaagtcGTTGAGAGCattacaaatgttaaaaattaaGAGATAAGAATTGAATAGTCAGAATCTCTTACCTGTTGTGTTCCTCAACCAATGGCTCACCACACAGAAGTAGCTGCATGTTCAAAGTCCTTTTTTGAAATACTTTGACCCGGTTATCTGTGATACAccacctgtctgctgcagccaTAAAAGCCATAGTTAGCCAAGCTAAAGTATTAGCAAGGCCCTTAACTCCTACATACAGGGGAacaatttaaaggaaaaaccagcATAAAGTATCTTAATTCCCTCATTGCTTgtagcctgtatgaaaggtactttataaataaagttgattgattgattgattgattgatttattgattgattgattgattgattgattgattgattgattgagctTTGAGCTGCTCATTGGCTTTCACACCGTTTCCAAGTGTCAATAgtcaataaaactatttattttcttttctttggttATTGAATTTCCAAAGTAGTACAATGCTGCACTGTGCTCTGAAAATTGTTTAAATTTAACAACAATACAGTATGCTTTTTTTCTAATCCTTtatctgtagttttttttattgtatcatCCTATTAACTTATATTTATTCAAACacctaaaataaaaatcatgacACATAACAAGATACTACAATGGTGGGATGAAACtaagattttattttcattattatcgttattattactttcattattattatgattattattatgattattattatgattaacaAGTAACAATGAATGTAATAACACAAGAGACTATCATTTCCTCTCATGTTGTTATATTCAGGCTACTATAAAACACTTTAAGACACATTTCACTCCTGTAACATTGTCAGACTCATAATGGacagttttatataaaaataaggatttttttcaCGTACATTATTCATCCTTGTTAAGacctggtgcctacattacccacaatgcaacttgactTAAATCGCagtaactagtattatataaaATACTAGTTCTGTGGAGATacaaaactatatttttttgtttttctttacacaaaTGTTACTAGTAGTACTCTCTTACCATCTATAAGCACACACTAAAGTGGAAAATTGCTGGATTTTTCCTCTGtctaaatatttaacattgtcattgtctagtctttttttttgtcattattgatttttttcagtatttatacAAGACCTGCATTTCCCCCATTTTCTCACCTTAACTGCTTCAGGTACTTAAACATAACAGGACcatgtaaatctttaaatgattgaaatgcCAGGAACAGATACAGGTCAGATAACACATTAAATGTATTGACAATGAATCTTTTGCAGAAAGGTGAAGTATCAACATTTATTTGGCAGCAGTTTATagatacatttattacattttcttaatatacagtattaccAGCATGAAAAAATGATCAAGTCTGCATTACATTTCCCATTCAACACATTTCCTCCTGCAAAATCAGTTATATATGAAGACAGGGTTATAAAACTTAACATGTACTGAGCACAAGGAAACCATTTAAGTTACTACAACCTGCAGTCaagagaaactgaaactgaTCCAAACTACATtagataatacatttaatgagTCATTGTgtaatgatatatatttttttatctgtacATTTTGTGAGTATTTGCTATACAAAGAAAGATCAGACAGTTTGCCgttttaattaaacaaaaagcTCAAACCTCTGATACTCCCTGGTCCAGCAGCTGAAACCCTTGACTGCTGTGTGCTGTAGTTTCTTGTACTTGGTCACTATTGACTAAAACATCTATTCTCTGCAGCATCTGCTCCAGATTCAGAATAAGTTTCTCCCAGTTTGTCTTTTGCTCATCTAGTTTCCATTTGACTTCtgttagattttctttttcttttaacaatccCCCTTTATCCGTCTTTTTATTCTCAGCCTCAGTTATTTTGTTCTCCACTGACAAAAGTTTCTCCttgttctcctccttctttttctccacctCCTTCAGTTGCACCTTCATTTGATCTTTCTGGTTCTCAAGTGCCTGTTTCTGTTCCTTTAGTCCATCAGCCATGTTGGCATTCCTCTGAAACATTTCCTCATGTTCAGACAATGTCTCCCCCAAATCTGTCACAGATGCACAACAGCATATTAAAGCACTTTACTGTAACTGCACAAACCATTAAGGACATTTTGAGCttattcaacattcaacatCAACAGCtttaacacattacacaaacacattgtcaTATGTCTGAGCACCCCTAGGcatgtttttatgacatttcacacacacacacacacacacacacacacacacacacacacacacacacacacacacacacacacacacacacacacacaacagcaacatGATCAGTTCAATCTGATCTTCTGTGTTAGACTCACCCAAAAATGTGTCATCCTTTTCCCTTATCCGTCTCATCAACTctgtattttctgctttttttctgggTAATTCTGTGTATATCATATCAAGAAacattatataattaaatacaatgaaGCATAACATTAACAGTATTTTCAATTCAATATaagtgtatgtatatatatagtattattTTCATTCCAAAGCGTAAAACGCTTGTGGAAGAATTTAAGAGTTGAAATCAAAATGTATCATGGATTCATCTTCTGTAATCTTCTGTAATCTTACATTATGGCGTGTGTTGTATGAAGCATGAAAACCTACATACCATTAACAATACATGTTAAGAGCTGTGATTTATGTTTCAATGTGTATAAAGAAAGTTTTACTAGTATAATGTTTGATAATGCTAGATTGATGCCAAGTAGGCTACTTACTTTTAACCATTGTAAAACTGTGACAGCAATTCGTCTTCACTCTTCCCTTTCTACAATAAATACCAACCTGTTTTTATCTATTATGTTTGCATACACTTTAAATCCTAATCATTTATCTCCACTAGACAGATCTTTGCTGGTTTATAAATAACACTGAAACTCATGCATTGGCATGCTTTTTCCTGCTTCATCAATAGGTCTCAATCAATGTAGCATGAATTAActaaaaactgcttttttagGGCAAATAGAGAGACTCAGAAAAATAATGATCTGTGCCCCCTACCTAGCCCCTGACTTGTATCTTTCTGTGTGTCCACGACTTTGTGGTAATTTGattcaatataaataaataaataaaaaatgaagtaaatatagAGCACTGTTGTGCATGCAATTCATAACACTATACGTATCACATTGTTGTGTCTTACCTTTATGTTTCAGCATGTAACAAATAAGCAGAAAAGGTGCAACCATAACCACAATGGCAACAACCAATATGGAATAAAGAGCAGCTGGTGTGAAACCAATAAGAGGAGAAGATGAACcagctgaaatgataaaatacagaaCAACAGAGTGTTTAGGACACCAGGAGCAGTCAGGGGAAAGAGCTATTGATTATCAATTACTGGAGGTCAATTAAGGTGCTTTAGACGGCACACAATAGTCTGTGTTGATTTTCACAGTGAAAGCCTAAAGTCATATTTTGGATGAAAACATCTTCAGTTTCTTgccacactgtacacacaccaGACTagttatgttgtgtttgtgtgttagttaCCTCCACAGCAGTCTGTCAGGAGAAGCAGGACAACAGCATGATGgaaaactgaaacactgaaggCTTTGAGTCCACATTTAGACAGCCTCTCCTTCAGGTGAAGCATTGTGCAGTTCtgtaaaataattgtaaaaaaaatatgcaggtAAAACATTAACAAGTTGCACAATAGTCCCACTGGAACTTTTATACAATATCCAACAATAAAGTGCCAGTTTATTACTATCTCAATActttcacattttacacatttgaacatgaagcaactttttttttcaggaataGAAATTTGTCCAATATGGAGGAAATATTTGCACTTCAGTTGGAATTGGAAAACCTCTATGATGTAACAAATTGTTTCAATTACTATTTCTACGAGGAGAAAAACTTATTATGATATTGGTAACATGACTTCATTACAGTCCAGAGAATTACAAACATGTCAACTGATTGTTATATGCAGTttgttatataataaaaaatacactacAATGTTGAGTCTTTCCATATCAAACACATACAATCATTAATTGTAACAGCAGACCTGCTTTTACCACAGACCTTTATGAAATTATAATTCAAATcctcaaaattattaaaataaagtaattgaGAGCATTGCTAATGTTAAGAATTAAGATATAAGAATTTAATTTTCAGAATCTCATACCTGTTGTGTTCCTCAACCACTGGCTCACAACACAGAAGTAGCTGAATGTTCAAAGTCCTTTTCTTGAAATATTTTGACCCTGGTCATCTGTAATGACATAGAAGGTGTGTCAACCTTGTGATACACCATATGTCTGCTGCAGCCATAAAAGCCATCTTTAGCCAAGTAGTAGCAAGACCTTTAACTCCTAGAGACAGAGAacaatttaaaggaaaaaccagcATAAAGCGTCATTGTGAGATGTTGGGGCCACAACATGCTGCAAGAACAGTTTTAAGGCACCTTGTTAAGGATTCTACTGTCTTTGAACAACATTCTTCCAAAAgaggtgttttgatgatggtttGATCAAACCATTCAATGACTCCTCGTGTCCTGTGGATGGcggcattgtcatcctggaagagaccactcccatcaggatagaaatgttttatcataggataaaggtgatcactcagaacaattTTGTATTCAGGGGACAGGTGGACCATAAACATTAGTTGTCCGATGACCCTTCAATGGCAATTATCATGTatgaatagaaaaataaagtcCTATACGTCCCCTCAGGTTTTCACGACAAACTGAAAGACTGTGGTTTCAAACTTGTTTCTGTCTTAGCTTCTCCCATTTATTTGTAGAACtaacaaacaggaagaggaggtacTCACCTATACTAATTCATGTGTATTTCAGTCTGATACTCAGAGAGtcagcagcaagacatcatggacgttaCAGCTCTCAGCATCAGACT contains:
- the LOC134006305 gene encoding butyrophilin subfamily 3 member A2-like; this encodes MLHLKERLSKCGLKAFSVSVFHHAVVLLLLTDCCGGQSQVVGPSQPIIVRVGDDVILPCNVKPATDAVSMTLEWSRPDLNPRFVHVRHEGKDLHDNQHSSYKGRTSLSIESLKHGDISLKLSKVKLSDNGKYRCFLPDLNKDSTVQLVVGAASSSAISLAGIDTSISAVVLQCESKGWHPQPEVFWLDGEGNLLSAGPTDTVRGPDGLYTVSSRVTVEKRHSNNFTCRVRQNNINQTRETNIIVPDDFFIAPSNSVGRIAITLAACFMCVLAVIFVVWKWRQNETKNKMKTQREEQQLMGYNDMIDTQKEHEQQLKNQRDELRSHRAKIEKLVEEKDDLFQTVEKEITEKEDKSFTRASEYIKLKDIILGYKWNLNERVKELDKLVMNTDKLLNKTECVTKTTSEKNEEENHKEQKQISEA